The proteins below are encoded in one region of Sedimentibacter sp. zth1:
- the cutD gene encoding choline TMA-lyase-activating enzyme yields the protein MSKNNLGILERKARIFNIQKYNMYDGPGVRTIIFFQGCPLRCKWCANPEGMMKKNRIMFKADACVNCGACINVCPQGIHSISTKTLKHEIDRDKECLGCQECVKACNKNALNIVGEYKTISELIKIIEEDRTFYEMSGGGVTLGGGEVLMHPEAATSLLVACKQEGYNTAIETCGYASKEVILQVAEFVDLFLFDIKHIDSEKHFEWTGVRNERIIENVQELLKRKYNVKIRMPLLKGVNDRQEDIENVAKLLLPYKDYKNFKGVDLLPYHKMGVNKYKQLGIEYPIKGDLSLTSEELDNIESWIRKYDLSVQVVRH from the coding sequence ATGAGTAAAAATAATTTAGGAATACTAGAACGAAAAGCAAGAATATTCAATATTCAGAAATATAATATGTATGATGGTCCTGGCGTTAGAACTATTATATTCTTTCAGGGATGTCCTCTCAGATGTAAGTGGTGTGCAAATCCTGAAGGAATGATGAAAAAAAACAGAATAATGTTTAAAGCAGATGCATGTGTTAACTGTGGAGCTTGTATCAATGTTTGTCCTCAAGGGATCCATAGTATTTCCACTAAAACATTAAAGCATGAAATTGACCGTGATAAAGAGTGTTTAGGATGCCAAGAGTGTGTGAAAGCGTGTAATAAAAATGCTCTCAATATTGTTGGCGAATATAAAACAATATCTGAACTTATAAAAATAATAGAAGAAGATAGAACTTTTTATGAAATGTCAGGTGGTGGTGTAACTCTTGGTGGAGGAGAAGTGTTAATGCATCCCGAAGCAGCTACAAGTTTATTGGTGGCATGTAAGCAAGAGGGTTACAATACAGCTATTGAAACATGCGGTTATGCATCAAAAGAAGTAATTTTACAGGTCGCTGAATTTGTTGATTTATTTCTATTTGATATAAAACATATTGATTCTGAAAAGCACTTTGAATGGACAGGTGTAAGAAACGAAAGAATCATTGAGAACGTTCAAGAATTATTAAAAAGAAAATATAATGTGAAAATAAGAATGCCTTTGCTTAAGGGTGTGAATGACAGACAAGAGGACATTGAGAATGTCGCTAAGTTGCTTCTACCATATAAGGATTATAAGAATTTTAAAGGTGTTGACTTATTACCATATCACAAGATGGGCGTGAATAAATACAAGCAATTAGGTATTGAATATCCTATTAAAGGGGATCTAAGCTTAACGAGTGAAGAGTTAGATAATATAGAAAGCTGGATTAGAAAATATGATTTATCAGTTCAGGTAGTTCGTCACTAG
- a CDS encoding MerR family transcriptional regulator, whose protein sequence is MKNKEMYSIGQVEKICKVTKKALRYYDKMNILSPDMVRDDNGYRYYSKQSMLYVPIIKYYKQTGFKLEEMKDLLDGTTYDVCEKTFRNKIDDLKEIQKEVQLKLQSLLDWYQLVIEAQCVLEKNYNEVCMKYIENDRLLYLDQVFEYDYMDSIINTEFTNYVQDTKNAITGPVIIKYDSFGHKINGQCKKARIMQKKLLPCDEEKLVDFGGCMMVSCYHIGDHETINNTYDKILCWIEKHGYECDESSYERYVVDYWTIKNKDKYVTEILIKIKNRKLIK, encoded by the coding sequence ATGAAAAACAAAGAGATGTACTCAATCGGACAGGTTGAAAAAATATGCAAAGTAACTAAAAAAGCTTTGAGATATTATGACAAGATGAACATACTATCTCCAGATATGGTACGTGATGATAATGGATATAGGTATTACAGCAAGCAAAGCATGTTGTATGTTCCTATAATAAAATATTACAAGCAAACAGGATTTAAGCTTGAAGAGATGAAGGATCTTCTAGATGGAACTACTTATGATGTATGTGAAAAAACTTTTAGAAATAAGATTGATGATTTAAAAGAAATACAAAAGGAAGTTCAACTTAAGTTACAATCACTTTTAGACTGGTACCAACTTGTTATAGAAGCTCAATGTGTTTTAGAAAAAAATTATAATGAAGTATGTATGAAATATATAGAAAACGATCGTTTGTTATATCTCGACCAGGTTTTTGAATATGATTACATGGATTCAATTATAAATACAGAATTCACCAATTACGTACAGGATACAAAAAACGCAATTACAGGACCAGTTATTATCAAATATGACTCATTTGGACATAAAATAAATGGACAATGTAAAAAAGCCAGAATAATGCAAAAGAAACTATTACCTTGTGATGAAGAAAAATTAGTTGATTTCGGTGGGTGCATGATGGTTTCGTGTTATCATATAGGAGATCATGAAACAATAAATAATACGTATGATAAAATTTTGTGTTGGATAGAAAAACATGGTTATGAGTGTGATGAGTCATCTTATGAGAGGTATGTAGTCGATTATTGGACAATTAAAAATAAAGATAAGTATGTTACAGAAATATTGATAAAAATAAAAAACAGAAAATTAATTAAGTAA
- a CDS encoding cobalamin adenosyltransferase, with translation MIKFITEEYLRDIYKKQPFETFALNKGQRLTPGASQFLSDRRIAIAEEARIVNDEKCSKNTDTEKLECSFNKTEAVLQNSVCLSQYQKIKVMYKLKTLQSKFLVVGNEILSTDITLAKGILSLERKLSVIVNSICNNATFDDINVVECLVISKENFYKNMDDCFEITEKHLILDNANEILKINQLKCELRELLISIEKLNECISSELKIKIIRNINSIINLLSQLICSAIGGCTCQKNI, from the coding sequence ATGATTAAGTTTATAACAGAAGAATATTTAAGGGATATTTACAAAAAACAGCCTTTTGAAACATTTGCATTGAATAAAGGCCAGCGTTTAACTCCTGGTGCAAGTCAGTTCCTTTCAGACAGAAGAATAGCTATTGCAGAAGAAGCTAGAATTGTAAATGATGAAAAATGTAGCAAAAATACTGATACAGAAAAATTAGAATGCAGTTTTAATAAGACAGAAGCGGTTTTACAAAACTCAGTATGTTTAAGTCAATATCAAAAAATTAAGGTTATGTATAAATTAAAAACATTACAATCTAAATTTCTTGTAGTAGGCAATGAGATTTTATCAACTGATATAACTTTAGCTAAGGGAATTTTAAGTCTTGAAAGAAAACTATCAGTTATAGTAAATTCAATATGCAATAATGCTACATTTGATGATATAAATGTTGTTGAATGTTTGGTTATTAGTAAAGAAAATTTCTATAAAAATATGGATGATTGTTTTGAAATTACAGAAAAGCATTTAATTCTTGACAATGCAAATGAAATTTTGAAAATAAACCAGCTAAAATGTGAACTTAGAGAGCTTTTAATATCAATAGAAAAATTAAATGAATGTATAAGTTCAGAGCTGAAAATAAAAATAATTAGAAATATCAACTCAATAATTAATCTGTTATCACAGTTGATATGTTCTGCGATAGGAGGGTGCACATGTCAGAAAAACATATAA
- a CDS encoding aldehyde dehydrogenase family protein gives MNIFDNDLLSIQEARILVENAHEAQIRLSSFTQEKLDKIVNAMINAVESNLKELAEVSYQETEYGKASDKIIKGKLICCHLKEELNKLRCVGVISEDKVNKTMDIGVPVGVITAFCPSTSPVTTTLYKAAIAVKSGNAIIFSPHMKAKKSMSKTLELIISVAEEAGLPEGAISYLHTVSKSGSIELINHKYTTMIMNTGVPGMLDECYKSGKPVIYGGAGHGPAFIEKTADINRAAKDIIDSKSFDYGVMAGSEQCVVVDSSIAKEVQYAMKSNGAYFMSEEESNKLGQLFFTKDGSIERNLVGKSPQFLAKLAGFAVDSSVKVLVSKQKYVSYDNPYSKEKFSPVLAYYIEADWLHACEKCIELLLTERQGHTLVIHSNDEQVIRLFALKKPVGRVLVNTPAAFGSMGVTANLFPAMTLGSGSVGKGMTSDNVSPLNLVYVRKVGYGVREINLDCGCENNLEYQIENYEASEKGSASRTNIVQEEREEKTIDIEFLNQVVEKLLRDK, from the coding sequence ATGAATATTTTTGATAATGATTTGCTTTCTATTCAGGAAGCAAGAATACTTGTTGAAAATGCACATGAAGCACAGATAAGGTTATCATCATTTACGCAAGAAAAACTTGATAAAATAGTGAATGCAATGATAAATGCAGTTGAAAGTAATTTAAAAGAGCTTGCTGAAGTGTCATATCAAGAAACAGAATACGGAAAAGCTTCTGACAAAATAATTAAAGGAAAACTTATCTGTTGTCACTTAAAAGAAGAACTTAATAAGCTTAGATGTGTTGGGGTTATAAGTGAAGATAAAGTTAATAAAACAATGGACATAGGAGTACCAGTTGGTGTTATAACAGCATTTTGTCCATCAACTAGTCCTGTGACGACTACCTTGTATAAAGCAGCAATAGCAGTAAAGTCAGGAAATGCGATTATCTTTTCTCCACACATGAAAGCTAAAAAATCAATGAGCAAAACACTGGAATTAATTATAAGTGTGGCAGAAGAAGCAGGACTTCCAGAAGGAGCGATATCTTATCTTCATACTGTATCAAAAAGTGGTTCTATAGAGCTAATAAACCACAAGTATACAACAATGATAATGAATACTGGTGTTCCAGGAATGCTTGATGAGTGCTATAAATCTGGAAAGCCTGTGATTTACGGTGGAGCGGGTCATGGACCGGCATTTATTGAAAAAACAGCTGACATAAATAGAGCCGCTAAAGATATTATTGACAGTAAGTCGTTTGACTATGGAGTTATGGCAGGATCTGAACAGTGCGTTGTCGTTGACAGTAGCATAGCTAAAGAAGTGCAGTACGCGATGAAAAGCAATGGAGCTTACTTTATGAGTGAAGAAGAAAGCAATAAGTTAGGACAGCTGTTTTTCACAAAAGATGGTTCAATAGAAAGAAATCTTGTTGGTAAATCACCGCAGTTTCTAGCAAAACTTGCAGGTTTTGCTGTTGATAGCTCCGTAAAGGTGCTTGTTTCAAAACAAAAATATGTATCATACGATAATCCGTACTCAAAAGAAAAATTTTCACCTGTACTTGCATATTACATTGAAGCAGATTGGTTACATGCATGCGAAAAATGTATAGAATTGCTTCTTACAGAAAGACAAGGACATACACTTGTTATACATTCAAATGATGAACAAGTAATTAGATTGTTTGCACTTAAAAAGCCTGTTGGAAGAGTTTTAGTAAATACACCTGCTGCTTTTGGAAGCATGGGTGTTACAGCAAATCTATTTCCTGCAATGACTTTAGGTAGTGGTTCTGTTGGCAAAGGTATGACTTCTGATAATGTTTCGCCACTTAATCTGGTTTATGTTCGTAAGGTTGGTTACGGTGTAAGAGAAATAAATCTTGATTGTGGTTGCGAAAACAACTTGGAGTATCAGATTGAAAATTATGAAGCCAGTGAAAAAGGCAGCGCTTCAAGGACTAACATAGTCCAAGAAGAGCGAGAAGAGAAAACTATTGATATTGAATTTTTGAATCAAGTAGTAGAAAAATTATTAAGAGATAAATAA
- a CDS encoding 1-propanol dehydrogenase PduQ, which translates to MNEFSINTKVYFGNDSLQKLSEIKNKRVMIVCDKFIETSGMAEKIVGKLYNCNTVIFSDIVPDPPVEIIAQGMQILKSVNAQIIIALGGGSSIDAAKAIKEYSKKLMNNEMQIEDFIAIPTTSGTGSEVTEYAVITNKAEGLKYALADKSLLPTIAILDPSLVTSVPKSITADTGMDVLTHALEAYVANGANDFTDALAEKAITLVFEYLPISYENGDNILAREKVHNASCIAGIAFNAAGLGITHSLAHAIGGKLHVPHGRSNAIILPLVIEYNADIKKDTFNKEYTIAAKKYQKIAKLLDLPASNVNIGVNSLIKAIRDLQRKLNIPTTFKSSVAERDVSESTKSDILNAAVKDICTKANPRKTDIDDLSAIFDKVIG; encoded by the coding sequence ATGAATGAATTCAGTATAAATACGAAAGTATATTTTGGAAATGACTCATTACAAAAACTAAGTGAAATAAAGAATAAAAGGGTAATGATTGTATGTGATAAATTTATAGAAACTTCAGGTATGGCAGAAAAAATTGTGGGTAAACTATATAATTGTAATACTGTTATATTCAGTGATATAGTTCCTGATCCTCCTGTAGAAATAATAGCCCAAGGTATGCAAATATTAAAAAGTGTAAATGCGCAAATAATAATTGCTTTAGGCGGTGGCTCATCAATTGATGCAGCAAAAGCTATAAAAGAATATTCAAAAAAGTTAATGAATAATGAGATGCAAATTGAAGATTTTATAGCTATTCCAACTACAAGCGGAACTGGCTCTGAGGTAACAGAGTATGCCGTTATAACTAATAAGGCGGAAGGTTTAAAATATGCCTTAGCTGATAAATCCCTTTTACCAACAATAGCAATACTTGATCCATCACTTGTTACATCAGTTCCAAAAAGTATTACTGCTGATACAGGTATGGATGTACTAACACATGCATTAGAAGCTTATGTTGCAAACGGTGCAAATGATTTTACTGATGCACTTGCTGAAAAGGCTATCACACTTGTTTTCGAATATCTACCAATTTCTTATGAAAATGGGGATAACATTTTGGCTAGAGAAAAAGTACACAATGCATCTTGTATTGCTGGAATTGCTTTTAATGCAGCTGGACTAGGTATTACTCATAGTTTAGCTCATGCTATAGGTGGAAAGCTACATGTACCACATGGAAGAAGTAATGCAATTATATTACCTTTAGTTATTGAATATAACGCTGACATTAAGAAAGACACATTTAATAAGGAATACACTATAGCAGCTAAAAAATATCAAAAAATTGCAAAACTCCTTGACTTACCAGCTTCGAATGTTAATATTGGTGTTAATAGCTTGATTAAAGCTATAAGAGATTTGCAAAGAAAATTAAATATTCCTACGACCTTCAAAAGCAGCGTAGCTGAAAGGGATGTTAGTGAGAGCACAAAATCTGATATTTTAAATGCCGCTGTTAAAGATATATGTACCAAAGCAAATCCAAGAAAAACTGATATAGATGATTTATCTGCTATTTTTGATAAAGTAATAGGCTAG
- a CDS encoding cupin domain-containing protein has translation MKKGSSTGYHKHDGEFEAMYILEGEGIHNDNGTTYRVSAGDMTITEDGESHSLENVGETDLKFIALVLKSNK, from the coding sequence TTGAAAAAAGGAAGTAGTACAGGATACCACAAACATGATGGCGAATTCGAAGCTATGTATATATTAGAGGGTGAAGGAATACATAACGATAATGGTACAACCTATAGAGTATCAGCAGGAGATATGACGATAACAGAGGATGGAGAAAGTCATAGCCTTGAAAATGTTGGTGAAACAGATTTAAAATTCATAGCTTTGGTACTTAAGTCAAATAAGTAA
- a CDS encoding BMC domain-containing protein, whose translation MARYEAIGLIETFGLVFALEAADVMCKAADVDVIGYENVASGYISVLVRGDVGACKTAVDAGINAVNSMEGANLYSHVVIARPHEDLEKILKRYSLKVQLGEE comes from the coding sequence ATGGCTAGATATGAAGCGATAGGTTTAATAGAAACTTTTGGTTTAGTTTTCGCATTGGAGGCTGCAGATGTAATGTGCAAAGCTGCTGATGTTGATGTAATTGGATATGAAAATGTTGCCTCTGGATATATTTCTGTATTGGTTAGAGGTGATGTAGGAGCATGTAAAACAGCTGTTGATGCAGGCATTAATGCTGTTAATTCAATGGAAGGTGCTAATCTTTACAGTCACGTTGTTATAGCAAGACCACACGAGGATTTAGAGAAGATATTAAAAAGATATTCTTTAAAAGTACAATTAGGAGAAGAATAA
- a CDS encoding BMC domain-containing protein: MRYYGDEALGLIETLGLVPALEAADKMLKAANVELISYENIGSTLVTIMIKGDVAAVRSAVEAGKEAAEAVGTVTAYNVMPRPISSVGDIVSVHDIDL, translated from the coding sequence ATGCGTTATTATGGAGATGAAGCATTAGGGCTAATTGAAACACTTGGCTTAGTGCCTGCATTAGAAGCTGCCGATAAAATGCTAAAGGCGGCAAATGTAGAATTGATATCATATGAAAATATTGGATCAACACTTGTTACTATCATGATTAAAGGTGATGTTGCAGCAGTTAGATCTGCTGTTGAAGCTGGAAAAGAAGCTGCTGAAGCTGTAGGTACGGTTACTGCATACAATGTAATGCCAAGACCTATAAGTTCAGTAGGTGATATAGTTTCAGTACATGATATTGATTTATAG
- a CDS encoding EutP/PduV family microcompartment system protein, which produces MRKKRIMIIGPSRCGKTTLANFLNDKEAIARRTADIIYGKNTIDVPGAYIENSWMYKHIIAIAQDASHVLILIDQSGNREVYSPGFAKLFNCPVIGVIIKTDLMPKNRENCIKQLKRIGVSEPYFFINNINQEGIESLKRYILVE; this is translated from the coding sequence ATGAGAAAAAAGAGAATAATGATTATTGGTCCTTCGCGTTGTGGGAAAACAACTCTTGCAAATTTTTTAAATGATAAAGAGGCCATAGCAAGACGTACTGCAGATATAATTTATGGCAAGAACACAATAGATGTTCCAGGAGCTTATATAGAAAATTCTTGGATGTATAAGCATATTATTGCAATTGCACAAGACGCATCGCATGTTTTGATATTGATAGATCAATCAGGAAATAGAGAAGTATATTCCCCGGGGTTCGCTAAACTATTTAATTGTCCTGTAATAGGAGTAATAATAAAAACTGATTTAATGCCAAAAAACAGAGAAAATTGTATAAAGCAGTTAAAACGTATAGGTGTATCAGAGCCATACTTTTTTATCAACAATATTAATCAAGAAGGCATTGAATCACTTAAAAGATATATACTTGTTGAATAA
- a CDS encoding BMC domain-containing protein, translating into MQEYYKIETETNDKKIQRIIQESVPGKQITISHIIASPMRDIYERLGIEEHGAIGILTLSPYESAIIAADIATKTSDVEIGFLDRFTGSVVISGDVESVETALRAVNDILKDMLGFTPSTITRT; encoded by the coding sequence ATGCAGGAATATTATAAAATAGAAACAGAGACCAATGATAAAAAAATACAGCGCATCATACAGGAGTCTGTTCCGGGAAAGCAAATTACTATTTCACATATCATAGCTTCTCCGATGAGAGATATTTATGAAAGACTTGGAATAGAAGAACATGGAGCAATAGGAATACTTACATTATCCCCTTATGAATCAGCTATTATTGCCGCAGATATTGCTACAAAAACATCTGATGTTGAAATAGGTTTTCTTGACCGTTTTACTGGTTCAGTTGTTATAAGCGGTGATGTGGAAAGTGTGGAAACAGCACTGCGGGCAGTAAATGATATTTTAAAAGATATGTTAGGATTTACTCCTTCAACTATAACTAGAACATGA
- a CDS encoding gamma-glutamyl-gamma-aminobutyrate hydrolase family protein — translation MSIKIGITSQNKYSENGHMSMVQGAYVDAVIRAGFIPVIIPLTSDEALINKYIEMVDGVISCGGPDINSFYFNEQPIKQLGSISAERDEFEEKVINSAINNNKKLLGICRGCQFINALMGGTLYQDIYAQIENICGHNPNYEVIRRDLIYHYVDIKEGSLLHNLTGANRLGINSFHHQAIKDVANGFEVVAVSDDGLIEAIESEDKSILCIQWHPEEMTKVSDEALNIFRGFFGK, via the coding sequence ATGTCAATTAAAATAGGTATTACATCACAGAATAAATATTCAGAAAACGGTCATATGTCTATGGTGCAAGGTGCGTATGTAGACGCAGTTATCAGAGCAGGGTTTATACCTGTTATAATTCCTTTAACATCAGATGAAGCTTTGATAAATAAGTACATAGAAATGGTTGATGGAGTTATATCATGCGGAGGACCTGATATTAATTCATTTTATTTTAATGAACAACCAATCAAACAACTTGGTTCTATCAGTGCAGAGAGAGATGAATTTGAGGAAAAAGTGATAAATTCTGCTATTAACAATAATAAGAAATTGCTTGGAATTTGTAGGGGTTGCCAATTTATAAATGCACTTATGGGAGGTACTTTGTATCAAGATATATATGCTCAGATTGAAAATATTTGCGGTCATAACCCTAATTATGAAGTTATTAGACGTGATTTGATATATCATTATGTTGATATAAAAGAGGGAAGTTTACTACATAATCTAACAGGTGCAAATAGACTTGGTATTAATTCATTTCACCATCAGGCAATAAAGGATGTTGCTAATGGATTTGAAGTAGTTGCAGTATCAGATGATGGTCTAATTGAAGCTATAGAATCTGAAGATAAATCTATTTTGTGTATACAATGGCATCCTGAAGAAATGACAAAAGTAAGTGACGAAGCTCTAAATATATTTAGAGGTTTTTTTGGAAAATAA
- the cutC gene encoding choline trimethylamine-lyase, giving the protein MDINIFMNKFAEATKNMSDVERNGLLKMFESVSSQITKEDTKEEKVVCENNCEVPNGITERLAKLKETYLKHVPTITTYRARAITKIAKENPGMPKMVLRAKCFKYCCETAPLVIQDNELIVGAPNGAPRAGAFSPDIAWRWMGDEIDTIGTRAQDPFYISDEDKKIMRDELFPFWEGKSVDEFCEDQYREAGVWELSGESFVSDCSYHAVNGGGDSNPGYDVILMKKGMLDIIKEAEEKLAELKYENPEDIDKIYFYKSLIDTAEGVMIYAKRMSEYAAELAAKETNPKRKAELLKISEVNARVPAHKPSTFWEAIQAVWTIESLLVVEENQTGMSIGRVDQYMYDLYKSDIESGRMNNFEAFELAGCMLIKMSEVMWITSEGGSKFFAGYQPFVNMCLGGVTREGRDATNDLTYLLMDTVRHVKIYQPSLACRIHKNSPIKYLRKIVDVIRSGMGFPACHFDDVHIKMMLAKGVSLEDARDYCLMGCVEPQKAGRLYQWTSTGYTQWPICIELALNNGVPLWYEKQVTPDMGDLSQYKTYEQFDAAVKEQIKYITKWTSVATVISQRVHKELAPKPLMSMMYEGCMEKGKGVEAGGAMYNFGPGVIWSGLATYTDSMAAIKKLVFEDKKYTLKELNEALKADFVGYETLRKECLEAPKYGNDDDYADYIAADLVSFTEKEHRKYKTLYSVLSHGTLSISNNTPFGQLTGATPNGRRAWMPLSDGISPTQGADFKGPTAIIKSVSKMSCEDMNIGMVHNFKLMAGLLDTKEGEDGIVTLLRSACALQLGEVQFNYLDNKTLLEAQKHPDQYRDLIVRVAGYSAFFVELCKDVQDEIISRTMLTHF; this is encoded by the coding sequence TTGGATATTAATATTTTTATGAATAAATTTGCTGAAGCTACTAAAAACATGTCTGACGTTGAACGTAATGGACTATTAAAAATGTTTGAAAGTGTTTCAAGCCAAATTACAAAAGAAGATACAAAAGAAGAAAAAGTAGTATGTGAAAACAATTGTGAAGTTCCAAACGGAATAACAGAGCGTTTAGCAAAATTAAAAGAAACATACTTAAAGCATGTACCAACAATTACAACTTACAGAGCAAGAGCTATCACTAAAATAGCAAAAGAAAACCCAGGAATGCCTAAGATGGTATTAAGAGCAAAATGCTTCAAATACTGTTGTGAAACAGCTCCATTGGTAATCCAAGATAACGAGTTAATCGTTGGTGCTCCAAACGGTGCTCCTAGAGCAGGTGCTTTTTCTCCTGATATAGCTTGGAGATGGATGGGTGATGAAATTGATACTATCGGAACTAGAGCACAAGATCCATTTTATATTTCTGACGAAGACAAAAAAATCATGCGTGATGAATTATTCCCATTTTGGGAAGGAAAATCAGTTGATGAGTTCTGTGAAGATCAGTACAGAGAAGCTGGTGTTTGGGAATTATCAGGTGAGTCATTCGTTTCAGATTGTTCTTACCACGCAGTAAACGGTGGTGGAGATTCAAACCCTGGATATGATGTTATCCTTATGAAAAAAGGTATGCTAGACATCATAAAAGAAGCTGAAGAGAAATTAGCAGAGTTAAAATATGAAAATCCTGAAGATATAGATAAAATTTATTTCTATAAATCACTAATTGATACTGCAGAAGGCGTTATGATTTATGCTAAGCGTATGTCTGAATATGCAGCTGAATTAGCAGCAAAAGAAACAAATCCTAAGAGAAAAGCAGAGTTATTAAAAATATCAGAAGTAAATGCTAGAGTTCCAGCTCACAAGCCATCTACATTCTGGGAAGCAATACAGGCAGTATGGACAATAGAATCATTACTTGTTGTAGAAGAGAATCAGACTGGTATGTCAATAGGTCGTGTTGACCAGTATATGTATGATTTATACAAAAGTGACATAGAGAGTGGAAGAATGAACAACTTTGAAGCATTTGAGTTAGCAGGATGTATGTTAATAAAAATGTCAGAAGTTATGTGGATTACTTCAGAAGGTGGTTCAAAATTCTTCGCAGGTTACCAACCATTTGTTAACATGTGTTTAGGTGGTGTAACAAGAGAAGGAAGAGATGCTACAAATGACTTAACATATCTTTTAATGGATACAGTTAGACACGTTAAAATATATCAGCCATCATTAGCATGTCGTATTCATAAGAATTCACCAATTAAATATTTAAGAAAAATAGTTGATGTTATTAGATCAGGTATGGGATTCCCAGCTTGTCACTTTGACGATGTCCATATAAAAATGATGTTAGCTAAAGGTGTTTCTCTAGAAGATGCAAGAGATTACTGCTTAATGGGTTGTGTTGAGCCTCAGAAGGCAGGAAGACTATATCAGTGGACTTCAACTGGTTATACACAATGGCCAATTTGTATTGAATTAGCTCTTAACAATGGTGTGCCATTATGGTATGAAAAACAGGTAACTCCTGATATGGGTGATTTAAGCCAATATAAAACATATGAGCAATTTGATGCAGCAGTTAAGGAACAAATTAAGTACATCACAAAATGGACAAGTGTTGCAACTGTAATATCTCAAAGAGTTCATAAAGAACTTGCTCCAAAACCACTTATGTCAATGATGTACGAAGGTTGTATGGAAAAAGGAAAAGGAGTTGAAGCAGGTGGTGCTATGTACAACTTCGGACCAGGAGTTATATGGTCAGGTCTTGCAACATACACAGATTCAATGGCTGCAATTAAAAAATTAGTGTTTGAAGATAAGAAATATACATTAAAAGAGCTTAATGAAGCATTAAAAGCAGACTTTGTTGGTTATGAAACATTAAGAAAAGAATGTCTTGAAGCTCCTAAGTATGGAAATGATGATGATTATGCAGACTATATAGCTGCTGATCTTGTAAGCTTTACTGAGAAAGAGCACAGAAAATATAAGACACTATATTCAGTATTAAGCCATGGAACATTATCAATATCAAACAATACACCATTTGGCCAGTTAACAGGTGCAACTCCAAACGGACGTAGAGCATGGATGCCTTTATCTGACGGTATAAGCCCTACACAAGGCGCAGATTTTAAAGGCCCTACAGCTATTATCAAGTCAGTTTCTAAAATGTCATGTGAGGATATGAACATTGGTATGGTTCATAACTTCAAATTAATGGCAGGATTACTTGATACAAAAGAAGGAGAAGATGGTATCGTAACATTATTAAGAAGTGCTTGTGCTTTACAACTTGGTGAAGTTCAATTTAACTACTTAGATAATAAAACATTACTTGAAGCTCAGAAACATCCTGATCAATATCGTGACTTGATAGTACGTGTTGCCGGATACAGCGCATTCTTTGTAGAGTTATGCAAGGATGTTCAAGATGAAATCATTAGTAGAACAATGCTAACACATTTCTAA